The Pseudoalteromonas marina genome contains a region encoding:
- a CDS encoding MATE family efflux transporter, translating to MILSNITVPLLGIVDTAVIGHLGSAHYLAGIALGSAVISILFWLAGFLRMSTTGMVAQAYGQNDLAQLAALLKRSLLLASIVALFLIAMSPLIKHAIAFLSDANNAVLSEAYTYFSIRIFSAPAALCNLVLLGWMLGVHYGRGPFYLLLVTNSVNIVLDIYFVVFLDWAVAGAAWASLIADYTALVFALFLVTKLAKKQGVVLSTRHWFSFKKMAGLLSLNRDIFIRSLILQLCFSFMTFYGARIGETTLAANAVLLNFLMLVSFALDGIAYASEAKVGQAKGQQSVSKIQLWVKISVFWGILFGVIYSVFFAVFGAYIITLLTNVPEVINEATQYLPWVIALPLLAMSCFLFDGVFVGLTRAKDMRNSMLLSAAVGFFGVFWVFNDWQNNGLWLAMSCFMLMRGVTLIIKYQTLKANNQLLD from the coding sequence ATGATATTATCAAATATCACCGTGCCACTGTTAGGAATAGTTGATACCGCGGTCATTGGCCATTTAGGCAGTGCTCATTATTTGGCTGGTATTGCGTTGGGCTCAGCTGTTATCTCCATTTTATTTTGGCTCGCGGGTTTTTTAAGAATGAGCACGACCGGCATGGTTGCACAAGCCTATGGCCAAAATGACTTAGCCCAATTAGCTGCTTTACTCAAACGAAGCCTATTACTTGCCAGCATAGTGGCATTATTTCTTATTGCTATGTCTCCTTTAATAAAACACGCAATAGCATTTTTATCAGACGCTAATAATGCCGTGCTAAGCGAGGCCTATACTTATTTTAGTATTCGAATTTTTAGTGCGCCAGCGGCACTATGTAACTTGGTTTTATTGGGTTGGATGTTAGGCGTTCATTATGGACGAGGGCCATTTTACTTATTGTTGGTAACAAATAGTGTAAATATTGTGCTTGATATTTATTTTGTTGTTTTTTTAGATTGGGCTGTAGCAGGCGCGGCATGGGCATCGTTAATTGCTGATTATACTGCGCTGGTATTCGCGCTGTTTTTAGTGACTAAACTCGCAAAAAAACAAGGTGTAGTGTTAAGTACTCGGCACTGGTTTAGCTTTAAAAAAATGGCCGGGTTATTGAGTTTAAATCGCGACATTTTCATTCGCTCTTTAATACTTCAGTTGTGTTTTAGCTTTATGACTTTTTATGGCGCGCGTATTGGCGAAACAACCCTTGCAGCGAACGCAGTATTACTAAACTTTTTAATGTTAGTCAGCTTTGCACTGGATGGCATAGCTTACGCAAGTGAGGCTAAAGTAGGCCAAGCTAAAGGTCAGCAAAGTGTAAGTAAAATACAGCTGTGGGTAAAAATAAGTGTATTTTGGGGAATATTATTTGGCGTGATTTATAGCGTGTTTTTTGCTGTGTTTGGCGCTTATATAATTACGCTATTAACCAACGTACCTGAGGTTATTAATGAGGCTACGCAATATTTACCATGGGTAATTGCTTTGCCATTATTAGCAATGAGCTGCTTTTTATTTGATGGTGTATTTGTTGGTTTAACGCGCGCTAAAGATATGCGAAATAGTATGTTGCTATCGGCAGCTGTTGGGTTTTTTGGTGTATTTTGGGTATTTAATGATTGGCAAAATAATGGGCTATGGCTTGCGATGAGCTGCTTTATGCTAATGCGTGGAGTTACATTAATAATAAAATATCAAACGCTTAAAGCTAATAATCAGCTGCTAGATTAA
- a CDS encoding M14 metallopeptidase family protein, with amino-acid sequence MRLLITIMVVMLSFSSVAKPLSYYFEDDVVFDPAIPTPEEVLGYQVGEWHVRHDQLVRYMEVLAQKSDRINFEIIGRTHEQRPLVLLTVTAPNKLTQIEQIRQAHLARLGNNSKKANDEPAVVWMGYSVHGNESSGSNASLLTAYYLAAAQGDEINNLLNNTVILLDPSLNPDGLARFANWANSNRGMNLSSDPKTREHTENWPSSRTNHYWFDLNRDWLLLQHPESRARIAKFHQWKPNVLTDFHEMGPNSSYFFQPGIPSRKHPITPIENVTLTKAIANYHAKTLDENNALYFTEESFDDFYYGKGSTYPDVNGGIGILFEQASSRGHIQETINGPLTFPFTIKNQLLTSLSTFKAAVENRQALLDYQAKFYNQAAELAGDENFAGYVVEGAKDSTRITDFLALLDQHKIKAFELTKPLKAGGVNFTTNSYYVPLAQPQYRLVKAIFSEQKNFADNTFYDVSGWTLAHAFNLPFAKVKSNWGLDVADTPWNKAPKAPLTSLESAYAFGFAWDDYLAPKMLNTLLKQGIKARVALSALTAKSSAGDINFEPGSIIIPAGLQTQQNWITLLNTAQSEFGIAIKPITTGLTSKGADLGSRSMAVVKAPKVLLIGGQGTSQYEVGEVWYYLDRFVGVAPTIVEMTRLSSLELSDYSHIVLAHGNYNGLTDAEKVAIKSWVRKGGVIWGHKGGAKFLVDQQLLKANYLSRQDLAGAFKTEGLSYGDKDHLAGRQRIAGAIFNTSVDLTHPLTFSLTRDTLPVFKNSTWLLEASDAPFVNVLTYTKRPLLAGFTDSVNVEQVAEGAGLIAHSYGRGSVIAMTDNPVFRGYWYGTSRLLSNALFLGHTFRANGQ; translated from the coding sequence ATGCGTTTATTAATAACAATAATGGTAGTAATGCTGAGCTTTTCAAGTGTAGCAAAACCGCTTTCATACTATTTTGAAGACGATGTTGTATTCGACCCAGCCATTCCCACGCCCGAAGAAGTTTTGGGTTATCAAGTAGGTGAGTGGCATGTAAGACACGACCAACTTGTGCGCTACATGGAAGTACTTGCTCAAAAGAGCGATAGAATAAACTTTGAGATAATTGGCCGCACACATGAGCAACGACCACTGGTATTGTTAACGGTTACAGCGCCAAATAAATTAACTCAAATAGAGCAAATACGCCAAGCGCACTTGGCTCGTTTGGGTAATAACAGCAAAAAAGCAAACGATGAACCTGCAGTTGTGTGGATGGGCTACAGTGTGCACGGTAACGAATCATCGGGAAGCAATGCATCGCTTTTAACGGCTTATTACTTAGCTGCAGCACAAGGTGATGAAATAAATAACCTATTAAACAATACCGTTATTTTGCTCGACCCATCATTAAACCCCGACGGACTTGCACGTTTTGCTAATTGGGCAAACAGTAACCGCGGCATGAATTTATCGTCAGATCCAAAAACTCGAGAGCATACCGAAAACTGGCCAAGCAGCCGCACTAATCATTATTGGTTTGACTTAAACCGAGATTGGCTATTGCTACAGCACCCTGAGTCGCGTGCGCGTATTGCAAAATTTCATCAGTGGAAACCAAATGTACTTACCGACTTTCATGAAATGGGCCCAAACAGCAGCTACTTTTTTCAGCCGGGTATTCCAAGTAGAAAGCACCCAATTACGCCAATTGAAAACGTAACATTAACCAAAGCAATTGCTAATTATCATGCTAAAACATTGGATGAAAATAATGCACTGTATTTTACAGAAGAAAGCTTTGACGATTTTTACTACGGTAAAGGTTCAACTTACCCAGATGTGAACGGGGGTATAGGTATTTTGTTTGAGCAAGCAAGCTCTCGAGGCCATATACAAGAGACCATTAATGGCCCTTTAACGTTTCCATTTACTATAAAAAATCAGTTATTAACGAGCTTATCTACCTTTAAAGCGGCGGTTGAAAACCGTCAAGCGTTGCTTGACTACCAAGCTAAATTTTATAATCAAGCAGCAGAGCTTGCAGGTGACGAAAACTTTGCAGGTTATGTTGTTGAAGGTGCAAAAGACAGCACCCGAATTACTGACTTTTTAGCGCTATTAGACCAACATAAAATAAAGGCATTTGAACTTACTAAACCACTAAAAGCAGGTGGCGTAAACTTTACCACCAACAGCTATTATGTGCCTTTAGCGCAGCCTCAATATCGTTTAGTTAAAGCGATATTTAGCGAGCAAAAAAACTTTGCAGACAATACATTTTACGATGTATCTGGTTGGACATTAGCGCACGCATTTAATCTACCCTTTGCAAAAGTAAAAAGTAACTGGGGGCTAGACGTTGCAGACACACCTTGGAATAAAGCACCTAAAGCACCCCTAACAAGTTTAGAGTCAGCGTATGCATTTGGTTTTGCATGGGACGACTACTTAGCGCCTAAAATGCTAAATACATTATTAAAGCAAGGTATAAAAGCACGCGTGGCATTGAGCGCCTTAACGGCAAAATCGAGCGCGGGCGACATAAATTTTGAGCCAGGGAGTATTATTATTCCGGCTGGTTTACAAACACAACAAAACTGGATTACTTTGTTAAACACTGCGCAAAGTGAATTTGGTATTGCCATAAAACCTATTACAACAGGCTTAACCAGTAAAGGTGCTGATTTAGGTTCACGCTCTATGGCAGTTGTTAAAGCACCCAAGGTTTTACTGATTGGCGGCCAAGGCACTAGCCAATACGAAGTAGGTGAAGTGTGGTATTACCTAGATAGGTTTGTAGGTGTTGCCCCCACAATTGTTGAAATGACGCGTTTAAGTTCACTTGAGCTTAGTGATTATAGCCATATTGTGTTGGCCCACGGTAATTACAATGGCTTAACGGATGCAGAAAAAGTAGCGATTAAAAGCTGGGTAAGAAAAGGCGGTGTTATTTGGGGCCACAAAGGCGGCGCTAAATTTTTAGTCGACCAGCAACTACTTAAAGCAAATTATTTATCGCGACAGGATTTAGCTGGTGCTTTCAAAACTGAAGGCTTAAGCTATGGCGATAAAGATCATCTAGCGGGGCGTCAGCGTATTGCTGGGGCTATTTTTAACACTAGTGTGGATTTAACGCACCCATTAACCTTCTCACTCACGCGCGACACCTTACCGGTATTTAAAAACAGTACATGGTTACTTGAAGCGTCAGATGCCCCTTTTGTAAATGTACTAACCTACACAAAACGCCCGTTGTTAGCTGGCTTTACTGACTCTGTAAATGTAGAACAAGTAGCTGAAGGCGCTGGTTTAATAGCACATTCGTACGGACGCGGCAGTGTTATTGCTATGACTGACAACCCCGTATTTAGAGGTTACTGGTATGGTACAAGTCGACTGCTTAGCAATGCACTGTTTTTAGGCCATACATTCCGCGCAAATGGTCAATAA
- the nfuA gene encoding Fe-S biogenesis protein NfuA, protein MISISETAQAHFAKLLADQSQQTNIRVFVVNPGTSQAECGVSYCPEDAVEDNDIRLNFNGFDAVVDAESAPFLEEAEIDFVTDKMGTQLTLKAPNAKARKIGDDASLNERVQHMLETEVNPQLANHGGQVSLVEITAAGVAVLQFGGGCNGCSMIDVTLKEGIEKEMIAKFDEITGVADITDHEAGEHSYY, encoded by the coding sequence ATGATTTCTATTTCCGAAACAGCACAAGCACATTTTGCTAAACTATTAGCAGATCAATCACAACAGACCAATATTCGCGTTTTTGTTGTAAACCCTGGTACATCACAAGCCGAGTGTGGTGTTTCTTATTGTCCAGAAGACGCCGTTGAAGACAACGATATTCGCTTAAATTTTAACGGATTTGATGCCGTTGTTGATGCTGAAAGTGCTCCTTTTTTAGAAGAAGCTGAAATTGATTTTGTTACCGACAAAATGGGTACTCAGCTAACGCTTAAAGCACCTAATGCAAAAGCACGTAAAATTGGTGATGATGCATCATTAAACGAACGTGTTCAGCACATGCTTGAAACAGAAGTAAACCCACAACTAGCTAACCATGGCGGCCAAGTAAGCCTAGTAGAGATTACAGCTGCTGGCGTTGCAGTACTTCAGTTTGGTGGCGGTTGTAATGGGTGTTCTATGATCGATGTAACGTTAAAAGAAGGCATCGAAAAAGAAATGATTGCTAAGTTTGACGAGATCACAGGTGTTGCAGATATTACTGATCACGAAGCTGGCGAGCACTCTTACTATTAA
- a CDS encoding ComF family protein, giving the protein MKGLFNWLFPSYCVQCKSPVSASLGLCEYCLEDLALLDVTKHPNLLHRPDIVDMFPNCEFDRLFACAFYRPPFEQWLTQLKFSNQIHYKKALQQVVHKQLDAFFKCSTQSPDLFIILPLHKSRFLKRGFNQVSQVWSPCLCSRVVLNNALIRNKKTHAQSQLTKAKRIKNLTNAFICTEDMSGKTVAIVDDIMTTGATLNAATQALRKAGAKQVWAFTTCLTPI; this is encoded by the coding sequence ATGAAAGGTCTGTTTAACTGGCTGTTCCCGTCGTATTGCGTACAGTGCAAAAGCCCTGTAAGTGCAAGCCTAGGTTTATGCGAATATTGCTTAGAAGATTTAGCATTACTAGATGTAACTAAACACCCAAATTTACTTCACCGACCTGATATTGTTGATATGTTTCCTAACTGCGAATTTGACAGGTTATTTGCTTGCGCTTTTTACCGCCCTCCATTTGAGCAGTGGCTAACCCAACTTAAATTTAGTAACCAAATACATTACAAAAAAGCACTACAGCAGGTTGTACACAAGCAGCTCGATGCGTTTTTTAAATGCAGCACGCAATCTCCTGATCTATTTATAATTTTACCTTTGCATAAAAGCCGATTTTTAAAGCGAGGTTTTAATCAAGTAAGCCAAGTATGGTCCCCTTGTTTGTGCTCTCGCGTTGTTTTAAATAATGCGCTTATTCGTAATAAAAAAACCCATGCGCAATCGCAGCTCACTAAAGCAAAACGTATTAAAAATCTAACCAATGCATTTATATGTACTGAAGATATGAGCGGTAAAACAGTCGCTATTGTTGATGACATTATGACAACCGGCGCAACATTAAATGCCGCAACTCAGGCTTTAAGGAAAGCCGGCGCTAAACAAGTGTGGGCATTCACAACCTGTTTAACGCCAATTTAG
- a CDS encoding putative metalloprotease CJM1_0395 family protein, whose product MNIVTPFPSININTANVYTETARRDNQLREVIPAPSANSASNTETKAQSDAEKAKLPGNNEGATYSASGKLADEKVVQARDDENAENPEESEEQKAQQQESEQEQQVLEQEQQQIKELKARDTEVRIHEQAHASVGGKYAGSPSYEYQRGPDGTNYAVGGEVQIDVAEIPGDPQATIEKMQTVRAAALAPAEPSGADRSIAADATQKLVAAQAELAGPQNDDDDSAENNSKASFTSSEAQETKTAESEEQTRDADVEARAGRIANFYQMATSPSTQSGFSAIS is encoded by the coding sequence ATGAATATTGTCACGCCATTTCCATCAATTAATATAAACACAGCCAATGTTTATACGGAAACCGCTCGTCGTGACAATCAACTGCGGGAAGTCATTCCTGCTCCTTCTGCAAATAGCGCAAGTAATACCGAAACCAAAGCGCAAAGCGATGCTGAAAAAGCCAAATTACCAGGTAACAATGAGGGTGCAACGTATAGTGCATCGGGTAAGTTAGCTGACGAAAAAGTGGTTCAAGCGCGCGACGATGAAAACGCCGAGAACCCAGAGGAGTCTGAAGAGCAAAAAGCGCAGCAACAAGAGTCTGAGCAAGAACAGCAAGTTTTAGAGCAAGAGCAGCAGCAAATAAAAGAGCTAAAAGCGCGCGATACTGAAGTGCGTATTCACGAACAAGCCCATGCTTCTGTAGGCGGTAAATACGCAGGTTCGCCAAGTTACGAGTATCAACGTGGTCCTGACGGCACTAACTATGCAGTGGGCGGCGAGGTACAAATTGACGTTGCTGAAATTCCAGGTGACCCCCAAGCAACCATAGAAAAAATGCAAACGGTTAGAGCCGCAGCTCTAGCTCCTGCCGAGCCTTCGGGTGCTGACCGATCAATAGCGGCGGACGCGACTCAAAAGCTGGTAGCAGCTCAAGCTGAACTTGCAGGGCCTCAAAATGATGACGACGACAGCGCTGAAAACAATAGCAAAGCATCATTCACAAGCAGTGAAGCTCAAGAAACTAAAACGGCAGAAAGTGAAGAGCAAACACGAGATGCAGACGTGGAAGCACGCGCAGGACGAATTGCTAATTTTTATCAAATGGCAACTTCGCCATCCACACAAAGTGGCTTTTCAGCAATCTCTTAG
- a CDS encoding Tex family protein, with the protein MSDISARLASELNAQQQQVVAATKLLDEGATVPFIARYRKEVTGGLDDTQLRLLEQRLSYLRELEERRSFILSTIESQKKLTAELKADITSAQSKTELEDLYLPYKAKRRTKGQIAIEAGIEPLADALFTDASLNPEQHAEQYINADKGFDDTKAVLDGAKFILMERFAEDAKLLAKLRSHISQNGAIQSTVIKGQEQAGTKYRDYFDHQELLTKVPSHRALAMLRARNEGILQLNVNPEPSSENPAQLCANMIAQHYRLNITDQTASAWLLSVVQWAWKIKLGLHLENEFFAAMREKAEAGAIDVFAKNLKDLLMAAPAGPRTTLGLDPGLRTGCKIAVVDSTGKLLTTQTIFPHAPQNHWDKSLRTLEQLCRQHKVELIAIGNGTASRESDKLVAELMKANTELKLNKIMVSEAGASVYSASEFAANEFPDLDVSLRGAVSIARRLQDPLAELVKIEPKSIGVGQYQHDVSQSQLGQTLTAVVEDCVNSVGVDLNMASVPLLTRVSGLNKTLAQNIVNYRDSNGSFAKRSELKKVERLGPKAFEQAAGFLRINNGSDPLDNSSVHPEAYPVVKQICEKNNAEVTTLIGNSEFLNKLVANDYTNEKFGLPTVTDIIAELDKPGRDPRPEFKTAEFKAGVEKISDLKPGMILEGVVSNVANFGAFVDVGVHQDGLVHISAITNKFISDPREVVKAGDIVKVKVVEVDASRKRISFTMRLNDEIDTSNKPAPAAQKQQPRTNNAQPKAAKPKRDSGNAVMGNAFADAFANAKVKK; encoded by the coding sequence ATGAGCGATATCTCTGCACGTTTAGCTAGTGAGCTAAATGCACAACAACAACAAGTTGTTGCTGCAACAAAATTACTTGATGAAGGCGCAACTGTTCCCTTTATTGCCCGCTACAGAAAAGAAGTCACCGGCGGTTTAGATGACACTCAATTGCGCTTGCTAGAGCAGCGTTTATCTTACCTTCGAGAACTTGAAGAGCGTCGTAGCTTTATTTTGTCGACTATCGAATCTCAAAAGAAGCTCACCGCAGAGCTCAAAGCCGATATCACTAGCGCGCAAAGTAAAACAGAACTCGAAGATTTATATCTTCCCTATAAAGCAAAACGCCGCACCAAAGGCCAAATAGCTATAGAAGCAGGCATAGAGCCCCTAGCCGATGCGTTATTTACCGACGCGAGTTTAAATCCTGAGCAACACGCTGAGCAGTACATTAATGCTGATAAAGGCTTTGATGACACAAAAGCCGTGCTTGATGGTGCTAAATTTATTTTAATGGAGCGTTTTGCCGAAGATGCAAAATTACTCGCTAAATTAAGAAGTCACATAAGCCAAAACGGTGCAATACAAAGCACGGTAATTAAAGGTCAAGAACAAGCGGGCACTAAATATCGCGATTACTTCGATCATCAGGAGCTACTTACTAAAGTTCCTTCTCATCGTGCATTAGCTATGCTGCGAGCTCGCAACGAAGGCATACTTCAATTAAATGTAAACCCAGAGCCAAGTTCTGAAAACCCTGCTCAACTTTGTGCAAATATGATTGCACAGCACTACCGCTTAAATATTACCGACCAAACAGCGAGTGCTTGGCTTTTAAGCGTGGTGCAATGGGCTTGGAAAATTAAGCTAGGTTTACACCTAGAAAACGAATTTTTTGCAGCCATGCGCGAAAAAGCAGAAGCAGGCGCTATTGATGTATTTGCTAAAAACTTAAAAGACTTACTAATGGCGGCACCTGCAGGTCCACGCACAACACTTGGTCTTGATCCCGGTTTACGCACCGGTTGCAAAATTGCTGTTGTAGACAGCACAGGTAAACTGCTAACTACGCAAACTATTTTCCCTCATGCCCCGCAAAATCATTGGGATAAGTCGCTGCGTACACTAGAGCAACTTTGCCGCCAACACAAAGTAGAACTTATTGCCATTGGTAACGGTACAGCGTCGCGCGAGTCAGACAAATTGGTTGCTGAGCTAATGAAAGCAAATACCGAGTTAAAACTTAATAAAATTATGGTGAGCGAAGCTGGCGCGTCGGTTTACTCAGCATCTGAATTTGCAGCTAACGAATTTCCTGACTTAGATGTGTCATTACGTGGCGCGGTATCGATTGCACGTCGCTTGCAAGACCCACTTGCTGAGCTTGTTAAAATAGAGCCAAAATCAATTGGTGTAGGGCAATATCAACACGATGTGTCGCAAAGCCAACTCGGGCAAACACTGACAGCCGTTGTTGAAGACTGTGTAAACTCGGTAGGTGTTGATTTAAATATGGCGTCGGTTCCTTTACTTACACGCGTATCAGGATTAAACAAAACCTTAGCGCAAAACATTGTAAATTACCGCGATTCCAATGGATCATTTGCAAAACGTAGTGAACTAAAAAAAGTAGAACGCTTAGGGCCAAAAGCATTTGAACAAGCTGCTGGTTTCTTACGAATTAACAATGGCAGCGATCCACTTGATAACTCATCAGTTCACCCTGAAGCCTACCCTGTTGTTAAGCAAATTTGCGAAAAAAACAACGCAGAAGTAACCACGTTAATAGGTAACAGCGAATTTTTAAACAAGCTTGTTGCTAACGACTACACCAACGAAAAATTTGGTTTACCTACGGTTACCGATATTATTGCTGAGCTTGATAAGCCGGGTCGCGATCCACGTCCAGAGTTTAAAACTGCTGAGTTTAAAGCGGGTGTAGAGAAAATAAGTGACCTAAAACCAGGTATGATTTTAGAAGGTGTTGTATCGAATGTTGCTAACTTTGGTGCGTTTGTAGATGTAGGTGTTCACCAAGATGGGTTAGTACATATTTCGGCGATTACTAATAAGTTTATATCTGATCCTCGCGAAGTAGTTAAAGCGGGCGACATTGTAAAAGTTAAAGTAGTGGAGGTTGATGCTTCGCGTAAACGTATTAGCTTTACCATGCGTTTAAACGACGAAATAGACACCAGCAACAAGCCAGCCCCTGCTGCACAAAAACAACAGCCGCGCACTAACAATGCGCAACCAAAAGCTGCTAAACCTAAACGTGATAGCGGTAATGCGGTTATGGGTAACGCGTTTGCCGATGCATTTGCGAATGCCAAAGTAAAAAAATAG
- a CDS encoding CBS domain-containing protein: MSNFKELRTQNISHGVIAKSFADNQPLIDLTSPALKMVNNFTQKTPVRAQHETTITDALKQTSSQQSDFVLVMDDDHKLIGIVSSADLQSAKITIIAQRLNTPRNEVSLRHVMTPINQLMGVSMQSLSYACVGDALQTMEHQGAMFLLVTTANNEICGLISARQIAKTLHIPLHISPIATSFSDVLESVDHPH, translated from the coding sequence ATGTCTAACTTTAAAGAATTACGTACCCAAAATATCTCTCATGGTGTTATTGCAAAATCATTTGCTGACAATCAACCGTTGATCGATTTGACCTCACCCGCTTTAAAAATGGTGAATAACTTTACACAAAAAACACCTGTTCGAGCACAGCACGAAACAACAATCACTGACGCCCTTAAACAAACGAGCAGCCAGCAGTCTGACTTTGTATTGGTGATGGATGACGACCACAAGCTAATAGGTATTGTTTCAAGTGCTGATTTACAAAGTGCTAAAATTACTATTATTGCTCAACGTTTAAATACACCGCGAAATGAAGTGAGCCTTCGCCATGTAATGACCCCAATAAACCAGCTAATGGGTGTCAGCATGCAAAGCTTAAGTTATGCCTGTGTGGGCGATGCTTTACAAACAATGGAGCATCAAGGGGCGATGTTTTTATTAGTAACAACAGCCAATAACGAAATATGTGGATTAATTTCAGCTCGCCAAATTGCTAAAACATTGCATATTCCGCTGCACATTAGCCCAATTGCCACTTCGTTTAGCGACGTACTAGAAAGCGTAGACCACCCTCATTAG
- a CDS encoding polysaccharide deacetylase family protein, whose translation MYKKLFHLVLLTLIGLSLRAHAGVILQYHHVSETLPAVTSVSEETFTEHLNYLKNNNFNVIALNELLDALKQGHTLPDKTVAITFDDGYNNNYDQAAPILEKFGYPYTIFVNPKLIDEGKRYVMGWDKLKELSKKGALISNHTAQHDYLHLKLDGETNTQWKKRITQDIVHSQQRIKEEIGHNYKYLAYPYGEFDNELQALVTELGYIGIGQHSGALNKHANFSRLPRFPASGVYSDIKTLATKLNSQAFNITQLSYENSVTTQNPPVLTIGFQVDDFNKSQLACYVSGIGKANLNWVTDNTVEVTSPKKLNKGRSRFNCTAPSIKKPNSYYWFSQPWVIQ comes from the coding sequence ATGTATAAGAAATTGTTTCATTTAGTTTTATTGACTCTTATTGGGTTATCTTTACGTGCTCATGCTGGTGTTATTTTACAGTACCACCATGTAAGTGAAACCCTGCCGGCGGTCACTAGTGTGAGCGAAGAAACGTTTACAGAGCATCTAAACTATTTAAAAAATAATAATTTTAATGTTATTGCCTTAAATGAACTACTTGATGCTTTAAAACAAGGCCATACCTTACCTGATAAAACCGTCGCCATCACGTTTGATGATGGTTACAACAATAATTATGATCAAGCCGCTCCAATACTCGAAAAGTTTGGCTATCCATACACAATTTTTGTTAACCCTAAGCTCATAGACGAAGGTAAACGCTATGTGATGGGGTGGGATAAACTTAAAGAACTGAGTAAAAAAGGCGCACTTATAAGTAACCACACCGCACAGCATGACTATTTACATCTAAAACTTGACGGTGAAACTAACACGCAATGGAAAAAACGTATCACCCAAGATATTGTTCATTCACAACAACGTATAAAAGAAGAGATAGGCCACAACTATAAATATTTAGCTTACCCCTACGGAGAGTTTGATAACGAGTTACAAGCTTTAGTGACAGAGCTTGGCTATATAGGCATTGGCCAGCATTCTGGTGCTCTAAATAAACACGCTAACTTTAGTCGATTACCTCGCTTTCCTGCATCTGGCGTTTATAGCGACATAAAAACACTGGCAACCAAATTAAATTCTCAGGCATTTAATATTACTCAATTAAGCTATGAAAATAGCGTAACAACCCAAAACCCACCTGTGTTAACTATTGGGTTTCAAGTTGATGATTTTAACAAGTCTCAACTGGCTTGTTATGTATCGGGTATAGGCAAAGCAAACTTGAACTGGGTGACTGATAATACGGTAGAGGTAACATCACCTAAAAAACTGAACAAAGGCCGTTCACGCTTTAATTGTACAGCGCCTTCAATTAAAAAACCGAACAGCTATTATTGGTTTTCTCAGCCTTGGGTTATTCAATAA
- the bioH gene encoding pimeloyl-ACP methyl ester esterase BioH, translated as MQKELVLLHGWGMNQGVWQLIQPELENLYTGQVRSLDLPGFGNSATTLPTPYNLHDAAMQLSQQLKPHSILMGWSLGGLFALYIAKHWPEKVSKVILVASTPYFAEQGEWPGISEKVLTQFKDQLVNHREKTIERFLAIQAMGSESARDDIKQLKQLLNQYSAPNSEALTAGLDILQNDDLRDLFATCPVKIMGVFGRLDALVPYKAIAKMSVLNAEFEYQVIDKASHAPFISHKNEFLSIVKSML; from the coding sequence ATGCAAAAAGAGTTAGTACTTTTACATGGTTGGGGAATGAATCAAGGCGTTTGGCAACTTATACAGCCAGAGCTTGAAAACTTATATACAGGACAAGTACGTAGCCTTGATTTACCTGGGTTTGGTAATAGCGCAACCACATTACCAACCCCGTATAATTTGCATGATGCCGCTATGCAATTAAGCCAACAGTTAAAACCTCATTCTATTTTAATGGGGTGGTCTTTAGGTGGTTTGTTTGCTCTATACATTGCAAAGCATTGGCCTGAAAAAGTATCGAAGGTTATTTTAGTCGCATCGACACCTTATTTTGCAGAGCAGGGTGAATGGCCGGGAATTAGTGAAAAAGTACTAACTCAGTTTAAAGACCAATTGGTTAATCATAGAGAAAAAACCATTGAGCGCTTTTTGGCTATTCAGGCTATGGGAAGTGAGTCAGCGAGAGATGACATAAAGCAGCTTAAACAATTGCTAAATCAATATTCAGCACCTAACAGTGAGGCGTTAACCGCCGGTTTAGATATTTTACAAAATGATGATTTACGCGATTTATTTGCAACGTGTCCGGTAAAAATTATGGGTGTATTTGGTCGCTTAGATGCATTAGTGCCGTATAAAGCAATAGCTAAAATGTCAGTACTAAATGCTGAGTTTGAATACCAAGTAATAGATAAAGCATCTCATGCTCCGTTTATTTCTCACAAAAATGAGTTTTTATCTATCGTTAAATCAATGCTTTAA